Below is a window of Diaminobutyricibacter sp. McL0608 DNA.
ACCTCGAAGATCGCTGAGCACGGCGGCGCAGCGGCGGACGACCGCTCGGTGCCGATCGTCGTCTCCGAGCCCGGCGACCGCGAGCACCGCACGGTGACGAAGCAGGTCGAGACGACCCAGATCGCCCCGACCATCCTCGAGGAGCTCGGGCTCAACCCCCGCGCCCTCCAGGCGGTGCGCATCGAAGGCACGAAAGAACTGCCCGCGCACTGAGCCGAACAGCTGTGTCGCCGCATCCTCGGGGGAGGTGCGGCGCCACACTCGTCGGCGCCGGCTGCGAGTCGGCAGTAACCCACCTACCCCGTCGCCGAAACAGGTCAGTTCGTGACGACTCGACGAAACCGGGGCGGTACTGTGATCGCATAGAGACGGTTCTGCTCGCGATTTCGCTGTTCTTCGTCGGCTTGCTGGCCGGCGAAGAGTTCGTCGTGCGCTACGGCCTGCGCGGTGCGCTGTCCGCGCTCGACGACCCATCGCACATCCGGATGCGGCAGGGGCTGATCCTCCGCCTCCGCGTTCTCGTACCGTCGCTGTTCATCCCGTCGCTGATCCTGTGCATACTTGTCGCCGTCTTCGCGGGCGGAGGCGGCCGCGTCTGGCTCGCCTGGACGGCGGTCGCCGCACTTCTGGTGTGGGCGTGCGTGACGTTCGGCGGAACCGTGCCGATCAACAGCGCCGCCATCGAGTGGGACCCGGATGCGCCCCCGGCCGACTGGACCTCCCGCGTGCGACTGTGGGAACGCCTCGACACCATCCGCTGCTGGGCGTCCGTGATCGCGTTCGCCCTCCTGATCCTGTTCGCGGCGACGCGGCTGTAGCCGGCCGAATCCGGACGTCACGGCGACGACTCGGCGAACGAGGTCAGTCGCGACGCGGGCGGGCGAAGGGGAGCGTGCCGGCTGCGAGCGGCGCGCCGGCGTCGGTGAGAGCCAGCACTCCCGTGGCGCCCTGAGCCATCGCCCAGCCGACGCCGTCGGGGCCGAGCGCGAAGACAGAGGTGGCGAGCACATCCGCGGTCGTCAGGTCGTCCGCGACGACGGTTGCGCTCGTGAGGCCGGTCGCGGGCAGTCCCGTGCGACCATCCACGATGTGCCGGCCGCGCTCGTATGCGCCTGAGGTGGCGACCGCACAGTCCGTCACGGACAGCACCGCCAACATCCGGGCGGGATCCGACGGCGACCGGATGCCGACGTTCCACGCGGCCCCATCACCCGGCGACCCGCCGACCACGACATCGCCTCCCGCGTTCAGACAGAAGTCGCTCACGCCGCAGGATAGGAGAACGCCCGCGGCCCGAGACGCCGCCCACCCTTTCACGACCCCGTCGGTGTCGAGGCGGCCATCGGATGCGCGCACCCTGAACGCACCACCTGACGCCACACGAAAGGCCTCACCGATCTCGAGCACCTCGCGCAGCTCGTCGCTGAACGCGCTCTCGCCGATGAGCCCCCGGTTGACCAGCGAGACTTCGCTGTCGTCGCGGTACACGCTGAAGCGCCGGTCCGCGTCGGCCATCATTGCGAACGCGGCGGCCGCAGCATCCGCCGATGCGCCCGCATCCGCATCCGCTGCCCTGATGTCGATGGACATCGGGATGCCCATCACGGTCTCGACGAACCTCACGACTTGTCGATGGCCGACTGGACCGACTGGGCGTAGCCGTCCGACGTGTACGTCGCGCCGGAGACGGTGTCGATCTTCGCCGACTGCGACGAGAGCACCTCCTGTTCCAGGATCGGCCCGGCCTGCTGGTTGATCTCGACGCTGCGTCCCCGGTCGTTCGGCGACTGCAGTTCGGTGACCGCCGTGATGTGCGTTCCGGTGTAGGTCAGCTGCACCTGGATCGGACCGAACGGCGTCTGCTCGACGTCCCCATTCACGGTCCTCGGCGCCGCCGCGGCAGCCGGAGCCGACGCGGTCGGCGATGCGGATGGCGCAACGGTCGACGTCGAGCTCGCGGAGGGCGTCGGCGTCGCGCTCGGGCTCGTACTCGGCGTCAGGGCAACCACGTGCGACGACGCGGTCGTCGCCTCGCCTGACCCGTAGAGGCGGAGCCCGACCGTCACCCCCATCACCGTCAGGATGACCACGAAGAGGATCGTGCCCCTCCACTTGTTGCGTCTCATGACATGCTCAGTTCTTCTCGGTGGATGAAGCGCTTGGGCACCTGCAGGGCGCGCAGCGACGCCTCGACGGTCAGCATCATCCCCTCGGGTCCGCAGAGGAAGGCCTCCCAGTTGTGGAGGTCGCGGATCATCGAAGCGAGGCCTTCGGGCGACAGGGGGTCCCAGCCCAGTTCGCTGCGCCGCCCCACCACGGGGAGCACCGTGAGGCCCGGCATCGACTGCAGCTCGCCGAGGAGCGCAAGGTCCGCGGCCGAATGCGCCCGGTAGATCAGCACGGGCATCATTCCTCGCGCCGTCAGCTCTTCGGCGAGCGCCCGGATCGGACCGATCCCCGCACCCCCGGCGACGAGCAGGATGCGGTCCCGGCTCGCCCGGTCTGCCGTGAAGTGGCCGAACGGCCCTTCGACGAAGACGAGCGTGCCCGGTGCGAGTTCGCGCAGCAACGCCGAATGGTTGCCGAGAGCGCCGACGGTGATGCGCAGACGCCCCTCGGAGGGCACACGCGACACCGAATACGGATGTGCGGTGAGCAGATGACCCCAGGAGAGGAAACGGAAGAGCAGGAAGTTCCCTGCGCGCACCCCGAGCTCGTCGAGGTGCGGGCCCCTGAACCACACGCTCGTGGTGCCCGCGTTCTCGCGGACGATCGATTCCACGCGCATCCGGTGACGCCACGCATCCAGGGTCGGCAGGATGAAACGCCAGGTGAGCACTGCAGATGCCGTCCCCAGATAGAGGAGGAGCCAGACCGCCCGGTTGGCCGGGCTCGCGATGAAGTGGCTTCCGGCGCTGAGCTGGTGCAGGAAGGTGAGGAAGATCGCGACGTAGGTGGTGAGGTGCAGCCAGTACCAGACTTCGTAGGAGAGCCGGGCGCGCAGCAGCCGCGCGCTGCTGAGCCCGACCGCGATGAACGCGGCGGCGCCGACGATCGCCGCGAGCATGTCCGGGTAGTTCTGCAGGAACGAGATGAGCTCCGACCAGGGCATCGACCGGTCGACGACCTCGCTTCCCAGCAGCATCAGGCCGATGTGGGTGACGACCAGCAGCACGACAGTCGTGCCGAGCGTGCGGTGCCAGAGGACCAGCTTGTCGAGCCCGACCGCGCGTTCGAACCAGGGGATGCGCGCGATGAGCAGCACCTGTGCGCACACCAGGTAGGCGGCGACCATGCCGACCAGTTCACCGAACGAGGTGATCAGCACGGATGGGGTCGCCGCGGCCGTCGACGGGATGCCCGCCCACCACATCCAGAGCACGACGATTCCGCCGGCCACCAGGACGATCCGGACGAACGCCGAATGGCGACGCTGCGCGCGAGCGCTCGGCTGGCGGACGCTCACGCGGCGCGGACTCGCAATCACGCTCACTCTCGCAGCTCCCATCCGCCGCCTCTTCCGAGGTCCCGTGGCTGATCATCCCAGCCGCTACCTAGCAGGATTCTGTGTCGAACCGGACGTGGGCTGCAGGTTTCCTTAGGAATTCTTAAGGATCCGTCAAGCCGACGAGTTGCGCGTTGGCCGCCCAGAGTCGCGTGGCCGCCGAGGTGTCGTTGGCGATCGGGTTCACGGTGGCCGGTTTGCGGCCCGAGAAGTAGACGCCGGAGACACCATCGACCTCGGGCGAGGAGGCGAGGTAGATCGACGTCTCAGCGCCACGCGCCGGAGACTTCATGAACGGCTTCAGCAGCGGGATCATGACCTTCCAGGCGGTGGACGAATCCTCGGCGGCGAACGACGTGCGGACCAGACCCGGATGCAGGGTGTTCGCGGTCACGCCGGTTCCTTTCAGCCGCCTGGCGAGCTCGAAGGTGAACAGGATGTCCGCCAGCTTCGACTGGTTGTACGCCGTCTGCCCGGAATAGTCGCGCTGGCCCTGCAGGTCGTCGAAGGCGATCCGTCCCATCCTCTGCGCACCCGACGACACGGTCACGATGCGGGCGGGAGCGCTCGCCTTCAAGCGATCGAGCAGCAACTCGGTGAGGAGGAAGGGAGCGAGCACATTGACCGCATATGTGTGCTCGAGCCCGTCGGCGGTGGCGTGACGGGTGGCCCAGAAGCCGCCCACGTTGTTGACCAGGACATCCAGTCGGGGGTACGCCTCCAGCACTGCGGTCGCGAGCCTGCGTACTTCGGCCTGCGACGACATGTCGGCCGGGAAGGCGTCGACGGATGCGGTGCCCACGGTCCCGGCGGATGCGGTGCCCTCGGTCGCGGCGGATGCGGTGCGTCCAGCAGCGCCGGCGGATGCGGCCGCCGCCTCGCTCGCGATCGCTGCGGCCGCCGAAGCGGTGCGTCGCGCATCCCGCCCAGTGATCCCGACGCGAGCGCCGAGCGCCGCAAGTCCGAGGGCCGTCGCGCGGCCGATGCCGCCCGTGCCGCCTGTGACCAGGACTGTCTTGCCGGCCATCGGGCCGGGAGTGTTCTCTGCCATCGCGATCTCCCCATCGGAACGTGCGGGGCGCGCTGCTCACGAGGGGCGGCCGTCTCTGTTGTGACTTCCTGCGTTCAGGGTACGCCTGCGCAGGCCTGCCGGTGCCCGAGAATGGATGCGTGATGACCGACGCGGCACGTGTGCGACAGCTCCGCGCGGCCGGCATCGGCCTGGAGGCGATCACGCTCGCGTGGAACGTCGTCGGCGTGGTGGTGCTGCTCGTACTCGTGCTGCAGAGCACCTCTGTCGCACTGGCCGGCTTCGGACTCGACAGCCTGATCGAGATCGGCGCCAGCACCGTCGTCATCTGGGAGCTCACCGGCACCGACGCTGCCCGTCAGCGAGTCGCTCTGCGGCTCATCGGCTGGGCGTTCCTCGCCCTCGCGGCCTACCTGCTCGTGCAGTCGGCCGTCGCGCTGGTCACGGCCCACCGGCCGGTGCCGGGACCGGGCGGGATCTGGTGGACCGGCGCGACAGCTGTCGTGATGTTCTCGCTCGCGGCCGGCAAATGGCGCGTCGGGCGGGCGCTGCACAATCCGGTGCTGCTCACCGAAGGTCGAGTGACGTTGATCGACGGCATCCTCGCCACCGCCGTGCTCGCGGGCCTCGAGCTGGACTACGCATTCGGATGGTGGTGGGCCGACCCGCTCGCCGGTCTCGTCATCGTCTACTACGCCATCCGCGAGGCCGTGCACATCTTCCGCGACTGAACCGCGCGCGCTTCGCCCGCGACCCAGGTGCCGCGACTACTCCTCGTGCTTGAGGGCTATCCCGATCGCGAAGAACGTGGGAGCCCAGTGCCCGATGAAGATGCCCCACCGATCGGCCTGAGCGCGCTCATCCCGCTTGCCGCGCGAGACCAGCCACGCGAGTATCGAGAGGATGATCGACGCGAACCCGGCCGCATACGCCTGCTCGCTTCGGAATCCCATGTCATGAAGGGTCGCGATCGGGTTGAACCCGGCCGCCTTCTCAATCGTTGTCTTCGCCATGACTTCACTGTCCCACCGACTACACCGGAAGAAAAGTGAATTCGGCGTGCTGTTGACGGCTACGCCGGATCGCGGTTGCCGTCGAGTTCGTTGCCGTTCTCCTTCAGGCGCTCCTGCTGACGGTAGAACTCGATCTCGCGATCCAGTTCGGCGAGCTGCTCCTCGGTCGACTTCGGACGCTCGAACCCGGTCGGGTGCGCCTGGCCGTGATGGCGTCCACCGCCCGTGTGCGTGCGCGGGGCCGGTGCCGGATATTCGCGCCCGAGTGTGAACCATAGGACGCTCCCGATGAGGGGCAGGAAGATCACCAGCAGGATCCACCCGAACTTGTGGATGTGTTTCACCTGCCATTCCGACCGCAGGATGATGTCGATCAGGGCACCGATCATGATGAGCAGAACGAGGATGGGAAGCACAGCCATGCCGCACAGCCTATTGATCGGCGGCGCATAGCAGAAGCATGAACATGCTGCCTGGCGCATGCGTCCCACGAAGTGGGGACGGCGGATGCGATGGGGAGCGCCCTAGGGTCATCGTAGACACTCACCAACGGCCGACGTGGGGAAGAATGACGGACGCAGCGGACCACGACGTCGCCTCGCGCAGCCCCGTCGCAGGTTCCCGGCCGTGGCTCCATGCCCTCGCCGTCTACGCGATCCTGGCCCTCGAAGGCTGGGTCACTGTTGTCGTGCTCTACGCGGTGCCGATCATGGACCTTGCCTGGAGCCCGTTCTTCCAGCTCGGCCAGACGGTCCTCATGGCCGGAACGCTCGGCCTGCTCGGCTGGGCGTTCAACCGCACCGGGTACCGGTGGGTGTGGTCGGGCGCCATCGGGCTCGTCATCGGTCTCATCGGGCCGAAGCTCGTCCTGATCGCGGGCCTCAGCGCCCCCTGGCTGGTGGGCCTCGCGCCTGCGCTCGCCACGCTCATCCTCTATCGCGGACGTGCCCGCGTCACCGGCATTGTGACACTGAGCATCGTGGTCACCGGCTACGTGGCCTTCGTCGTGCTCATCCTCATCGCGCTCGCCAACTGGCATTTCGTCTTCTGAGATGGCAGACGAGACGAAGTCGCTGATCGTGCCGGGCTGGTACGCGGACCCCCTTCGGGCCGACGGTCTGCGCTGGTGGAACGGCGACGCGTGGACCGAGCACGTTCGGGATGCGGCCCCGCCTCCTCCGGTCGTCCAGCCGACCTACCTGCTCCCTCCCGCTCAATCCGCGCAGCCTGCCGCGCCCGTTCAGCCCGCCTACCCCGGCGAGGTCGCCTACCCCGGCCAGCCCGGTTACCAGCCCCAGCAGTTCGTGCACCGGCCGACGAACAACTCACTCGCCTGGTGGTCCTTCGGCCTGGGCGCGCTGTCGCTCTTCCTGACGGTCAGCGTGCTCATCCACAACTCGGCCACGTTCATCGTCTCGACCTCCGGCATTCTGGCCATCATCAATGGGGTGCGGGCGATCAACCATCGGCGCCAGGGCCGTGCCACTGCGCGCGTGCTGCCGGTCCTCGGCATCGTCTTCGGCTCGATCGGCACCATCGTCATGGTGCTGAGCTTCGCCGCGGCGTTCCTTCCCCACGCGACCACCGACCCGACGATCGGGGCACAGCCGCAGCCGGGAACGCTCAATCCGCTCGGCCGCCAGCCGAAGACGCCGTTGCCCGACACCGTGCTCAATTCCTACAACGGCGTCGCGGTGACGACCGCCTCAGCCCAGGCGGTCGGCTGCCGACTGACAGACCTCCCGCTTCCGTTTCCGTCCAGCACTCTCGCGAAGACCGCGGACCGCCAGGAACAGGACCTGATGAGCTGGGACATCCAGCCGGTGTCGCAGGGGCTCGTCGCAGCGAAGAGGGCGGCAGGGACCTGGCCGTCGCTACAGGTCGACCCTGCCGACGGGCGCGTCTTCACCGCTGACTGCCGGCCCATCGGATTCATCCCCGTCGGCACGACGCTCGAATACGCGATCTCGCCGGACAGGGCCAACGCCGCCCTGCTCATCGGGGATGCGACGAACAGGCTCGCAGTCCTCTGGCGAAGCACCGACAACACGATCTACCTGGAGTGACCGGGGCCCGGGCGATCCGATAGCGCTACTTCCCGGCGACGGTCGGGATGCTCCGGTCGAGCACTGTGAGAACGAGCACCGCGACTCCGAGCCCACCGAGCACCCACGCGAGAGCGTGCAGTCCACTGTCGGTCGCGGCCTGGCCGAACGTGATCCCGATGAGGCTCGACGAGAAGATCGCACCGATGTACCCGAAGGTCCGGTAGAGCCCGGAGGCGACCGCGATCTCGTCGGCGGGGGTCTGGACGTACAGGGTCGCCTGGTTCGCGAATCCACTGAACCCGTTGGTGAAGCCGAGCAGCAGTGACATGCCGATGAGCACATACACGCTCGAGTCGCTCGTGATCAGCAGCATCACGGCCGAACTCAGCACCATCGCGACGGAGGCGAGGATCAGCGGCCAGCGCACCCAGCCGCGCGCAGACACCACCCTCGCGATCACGATGCTGAGGCCGAAGAGCGGAAGCAGGATGAGGCCGACCGCCGACGCGCTCAGGTGCGCGCTCTGCTCCATCCACTGGCTCGTCCCGTACAGGGTCGCGTAGATCCCCAGGGCGACGAGGGTCTGGCGCAGGTAGGTGCGTTGCAGCGGACGGTTGCGGGCGAGCATCCGCACGTCGATGAGCGGGCGCGACGCGCGGCGCTCCCAGAGGAACAGCGCCGCGGCGAGCACGACGATCGCGCCGAGCAGCCACCAGTTCGGGGCGGAGAGACCCGAGAGGAAGAGGAGCAGGGAGACGATCGTGCCGGCGAACAGCAGGATGCCGGGGAGGTCGAGCGAGGTCAGCAGGCCGCCGCGGTCACGGCGGGGGAGCGGGGTGTCCCGCGCGACGCCGAGCAGCGTGGCGACGAAGGTGATGAGGGCGAGCGGGATGTTGACCGCGAACAGGGCGCGCCATCCGAAGGCGCCCGCGAGGATGCCACCGAGCGGCAGCCCGAAGACGGCGGTGACCTGCGCTGCGATCGAGAAGTTGCCGAGCACGCGGCTCGGCACGCCCATCCCGACACTGTCGGCCCGCCGGCGGACCATCGCCATCGCCGTCGGGTAGGCGGCCGATGTTCCGACTCCGATGAGAGCGCGGGACAGCAGCAGGAACCCGAACGCGGGTGCCAGGGTGCCGATCACGCCGCCGGCGAACAGGATCAGGATGCCCGCCAGGAACACCCGGCGCGGCCCGAACAGGGTGGACAGCTTGCCCATCGTCGGCTGCATCACGGCGCTGCAGAGATAGAGCACGGAGATGAGGGATGCGGTCGTGCCCGGCCCCGAGTGGAAGTCGACGCCGATGCCCACGAGCCCCGTCGCGATCATCGAGCTGTTGATCGGATTCAGCGTCGAGCCGAGCAGCAGCGGCGCGGTGAACGTCCACGGGAACGGTTTGCGCCCGGCCGCGTCCCCGACCGGTTCAGTGGCGGCCTCCGTGGTCTTGCCCACGGTCATGGCGTCTCCGCGAGCCGCCGGATCAGCTCGACGCTCGAGGCGAGAGCGGCCTGTTCGTCGTCGGTGAGCCGGGTGCGGATGGCGCGGAACAGCCAGTCCTCGCGGGCGAGACGACCCGTTGCGAACAGTTCTCGTGCTTCGTCGGTGAGGTGCAGGACGGATTTGCGTCCGTCGCGCTCGTCGGGGGTGCGCGAGACCAGGCCGGCCTCCTCGAGCACCGCCACGGTCGCCGCCATCGACTGAGGCCGCACACCTTCGGCGCGGGCCAGGTCGCTGAGGGTCGCAGGTCCCCCGCGTTCCAGGCGGCCGAGCGCCGAGAGCTGCGACCGGGTGAAGTCGCCGATGGTGGCCTCCTGGCGGAGACGGCGCATCAGGCCGCCGAGCGCGACCCGGAGATCGCCGGCGAGCTCGTGCGTCGCGAGGAGGCTCACGCCGTCGGTTGCGAGCTGCGTGCGTGGGGTCATGGCTGAAACTCTACCAAACTATTCAGGCAACTGAACAGTTGGCTGAACATCCGATGGTTTGCGCCGCCCGCGTGCCATGATCGGAGATGTGACCGGGCGACTGATGCTCCTCGATACTGCGGCCCTCTACTTTCGCGGGTTCTACGGCGTGCCCGACACCGTTCGCGCACCCGACGGCAGTCCCGTCAACGCCGTGCGCGGGCTGCTCGACATCATCGCGAGACTCGTCACCGACTACGTACCGGCCCAGCTCGTCGCCTGCTGGGATGACAACTGGCGCCCGGGCTGGCGCGTCGACCTCCTCCCGAGCTACAAGGCGCATCGCGTCGCACAGGCCGTGCCCGGCGGCGTGGATGTTGAAGAAGTGCCCGAGCTGCTGGTCGCCCAGGTGCCGCTCATCCGCGAACTCCTCGGCACACTCGGTATCGCGATCGTCGGCGCCCCGGGCTACGAGGCGGACGATGTGATCGGAAGTCTCGCGACCCAGGCGACCGTCCCCGTAGACATCGTCACCAGCGACCGCGACCTTCTGCAGCTCGTCGATGACGCCAGCGACGTGCGGCTCATCTCGACGGCGAAAGGGATGAGCAACCTCGAAGTCGTGACCGACGCCGTCGTCGAAAAGAAGTACGGGATCACTTCGCGGCAGTACGCGGACTTCGCCGTGATGCGCGGCGACCCGTCCGACGGGCTCCCCGGCGTAGCGGGGGTCGGCGAGAAGACCGCCGCCGGGCTGCTCCGCGAATTCGGCGATCTCGAGGGGATCATCGAGGCCGCGGACGATGACGACGTCCCGCTGTCGCCGGCTGTGCGCGGGCGGTTGCGCGGGGCATCCGATTACCTCGCGGTCGCGCCGCGCGTCGTGGAGGTCGCCCGGGACATCACGTTCGATGAGTTCGACGCGAGCATCCGCCCCCTCGACGCGGCCGCCCTTGCTGCCGCCCACGCTCTCGGCGAGCGCTACGGGCTCGGCGGTTCTCTCGAGCGAGCCCTCCGCGCCCTCGGAAACTGACGCCGAGCACAGGAAAAGTCCCGCTTTGAGCGCCGCATAGTCCGCGTTTTCCTGTGCTCGGCAGTTGCTGCGCCCGGCCCAGCTCACACGACGAAGGGAATGAGGGCCTTTCGGTCGGGCGGGTAGTCGTCGAACGTGTCCCGGTACCAGCGATGGTTGGCCATCGCGCGGGGCGCCAGGTTGGCGAACGTGTAGAGCGCGAACGAGAAGCCGGCCAGCGACCAGGTCGCGATCGCCCATCCGGTCCATTCGACGATCTCGCCGAGGTAGTTCGGGCTGGACACGAACCGGTAGCCGCCGCCGAAAGGGATGCGGTACCCGGTCGCACCCGACCGGCGTAGACGACGGAGGATGCGGTCCGAACCGAGGTTGAGCGAGAAGCCGCCAATGAAGACGACGAGCCCGACAATGAAGCGCGGGTCGGCGAGCCACGAAGTCGGATAGGTGCCGTATTCGGAGATCCAGCGCGCGTTGACCCAGGTGTTGAGCACGTTGAAGACGATGGCCATCCCCATGACCGACACGGGCATCCTGCCGCCGCCGCGCATCAGCAACGGGTAGACGAACGCCCGCTGCACGTAGTGCACCTGCCAGAGCAGAAGGAACACGAGCGGGACCAGCTCCGCCCGGTGCGCGCCGAACAGGTAGAAGAGGAGGAACAGGAGGGATGCGGGGCTCTCCATGATCAGCCAGCCGACGCGCGCCGGCACGGTCGGCCCCCACCCGCCGCGGCCGTGCCGTCCGTAAGGGGCGACGATGAAACAGAGGCCGATGAAGGTGACCACGGCGAGCGCGATCTCGAGGTACACGAACCAGCGGTACGGGCTCTCGGCGGGCATGCCCGCAGTCTAATGAGCGGGCTCCCCGGCCCGGGAGCGACCGACGGTCGTAGGGTGGATGCGCATCCGAGGAAAGGGGCTGCACCGTGACCGAAGTTCAGGTGATCGCCCGGTACACCGTCAAGCCGGGCAACGAGGAACAGGTGCACACACTGTTGCGCGAACTCGCAGCGGCTGCGCGCACCGAACCGGGGAACCTCGCGTTCGATGTCTGCGCGCTCGTCGCCGACCCGCGCCAGGTGGTGCTGCTCGAACGCTACGTCTCCCGTGCGGCGTTCGAGGACCACCGCACTACACCGCATTTCAAGCGGCTGGTGCTCGACAGTATCGTGCCGCTGCTCGAGTCGCGCGTCGTCGAGCTCTTCGACGCCGCCGAGTAGACGACCGACCGGCGACCGGACGACCGGCGCGACCTCACATCGTGTCGAGGATTCCTGTCAGCTGGTCGAATGTCGTCATCGGGTTGACGATCGCGAACCGGGTGTTAGGGCGCCCCTGGTGCGAGCTCGGCGTGACGAAGGCCCGCTGCTCGTCGAGCAGCCGTGCCGACCAGGCAGCATAGTCCGCCCGGGTCCAGCCATCGCGTTCGAAGACGACGACGGACAGCTGCGGCTGACGCACCAGGCTCAGCCCGTCGCGCCGGTCGATCTCATCGGCGATATCGCGCGCAAGCTGAATGGATGCGCTGATCGCGTCGCGATACGCCTTCTCTCCGTAGGTCGCGAGCGAGAACCACAGCGGGAGGCCACGAGCGCGGCGGGTGAGGTGAGCCGCGTAGTCCGACGGGCTCCACTCGGTCGTCTCGGTCAGGGTGTCGAGGTACTCGGCGTGCTGCGTGTGGGCGCGCCGGCCCGTTTCGGGGTCGGCGTAGATGAGGGCGCAGGCGTCGAACGGGGCGAACAACCACTTGTGCGGGTCGACGATGACCGAGTCGGCCCGTTCGACTCCCGCGAAATGGTGGCGCGCCAGCGGGGAGAGCATGCCGGCAAGCCCGTAGGCGCCGTCGACGTGCAGCCAGAAGTCGAACTCGTCCTTGAGGGCGGCGATGGATGCGAGGTCGTCGACGATGCCGAAGTTCGTCGAGCCCGCCGTCGCGACGACGGCGAAGACTGAGGCGCCGTGCTCGGCGAGCGCCTCACGGACAGCGCCTCCCGCAAGAGCGCCGCCGTCAC
It encodes the following:
- a CDS encoding DUF1772 domain-containing protein, with the protein product MLAGEEFVVRYGLRGALSALDDPSHIRMRQGLILRLRVLVPSLFIPSLILCILVAVFAGGGGRVWLAWTAVAALLVWACVTFGGTVPINSAAIEWDPDAPPADWTSRVRLWERLDTIRCWASVIAFALLILFAATRL
- a CDS encoding PLD nuclease N-terminal domain-containing protein; the encoded protein is MAVLPILVLLIMIGALIDIILRSEWQVKHIHKFGWILLVIFLPLIGSVLWFTLGREYPAPAPRTHTGGGRHHGQAHPTGFERPKSTEEQLAELDREIEFYRQQERLKENGNELDGNRDPA
- a CDS encoding SDR family oxidoreductase, translated to MAENTPGPMAGKTVLVTGGTGGIGRATALGLAALGARVGITGRDARRTASAAAAIASEAAAASAGAAGRTASAATEGTASAGTVGTASVDAFPADMSSQAEVRRLATAVLEAYPRLDVLVNNVGGFWATRHATADGLEHTYAVNVLAPFLLTELLLDRLKASAPARIVTVSSGAQRMGRIAFDDLQGQRDYSGQTAYNQSKLADILFTFELARRLKGTGVTANTLHPGLVRTSFAAEDSSTAWKVMIPLLKPFMKSPARGAETSIYLASSPEVDGVSGVYFSGRKPATVNPIANDTSAATRLWAANAQLVGLTDP
- a CDS encoding cation transporter, giving the protein MTDAARVRQLRAAGIGLEAITLAWNVVGVVVLLVLVLQSTSVALAGFGLDSLIEIGASTVVIWELTGTDAARQRVALRLIGWAFLALAAYLLVQSAVALVTAHRPVPGPGGIWWTGATAVVMFSLAAGKWRVGRALHNPVLLTEGRVTLIDGILATAVLAGLELDYAFGWWWADPLAGLVIVYYAIREAVHIFRD
- a CDS encoding MFS transporter — protein: MTVGKTTEAATEPVGDAAGRKPFPWTFTAPLLLGSTLNPINSSMIATGLVGIGVDFHSGPGTTASLISVLYLCSAVMQPTMGKLSTLFGPRRVFLAGILILFAGGVIGTLAPAFGFLLLSRALIGVGTSAAYPTAMAMVRRRADSVGMGVPSRVLGNFSIAAQVTAVFGLPLGGILAGAFGWRALFAVNIPLALITFVATLLGVARDTPLPRRDRGGLLTSLDLPGILLFAGTIVSLLLFLSGLSAPNWWLLGAIVVLAAALFLWERRASRPLIDVRMLARNRPLQRTYLRQTLVALGIYATLYGTSQWMEQSAHLSASAVGLILLPLFGLSIVIARVVSARGWVRWPLILASVAMVLSSAVMLLITSDSSVYVLIGMSLLLGFTNGFSGFANQATLYVQTPADEIAVASGLYRTFGYIGAIFSSSLIGITFGQAATDSGLHALAWVLGGLGVAVLVLTVLDRSIPTVAGK
- a CDS encoding FAD:protein FMN transferase, translating into MRFVETVMGIPMSIDIRAADADAGASADAAAAAFAMMADADRRFSVYRDDSEVSLVNRGLIGESAFSDELREVLEIGEAFRVASGGAFRVRASDGRLDTDGVVKGWAASRAAGVLLSCGVSDFCLNAGGDVVVGGSPGDGAAWNVGIRSPSDPARMLAVLSVTDCAVATSGAYERGRHIVDGRTGLPATGLTSATVVADDLTTADVLATSVFALGPDGVGWAMAQGATGVLALTDAGAPLAAGTLPFARPRRD
- a CDS encoding FMN-binding protein, coding for MRRNKWRGTILFVVILTVMGVTVGLRLYGSGEATTASSHVVALTPSTSPSATPTPSASSTSTVAPSASPTASAPAAAAAPRTVNGDVEQTPFGPIQVQLTYTGTHITAVTELQSPNDRGRSVEINQQAGPILEQEVLSSQSAKIDTVSGATYTSDGYAQSVQSAIDKS
- a CDS encoding MarR family winged helix-turn-helix transcriptional regulator; this translates as MTPRTQLATDGVSLLATHELAGDLRVALGGLMRRLRQEATIGDFTRSQLSALGRLERGGPATLSDLARAEGVRPQSMAATVAVLEEAGLVSRTPDERDGRKSVLHLTDEARELFATGRLAREDWLFRAIRTRLTDDEQAALASSVELIRRLAETP
- a CDS encoding ferredoxin reductase family protein, with protein sequence MGAARVSVIASPRRVSVRQPSARAQRRHSAFVRIVLVAGGIVVLWMWWAGIPSTAAATPSVLITSFGELVGMVAAYLVCAQVLLIARIPWFERAVGLDKLVLWHRTLGTTVVLLVVTHIGLMLLGSEVVDRSMPWSELISFLQNYPDMLAAIVGAAAFIAVGLSSARLLRARLSYEVWYWLHLTTYVAIFLTFLHQLSAGSHFIASPANRAVWLLLYLGTASAVLTWRFILPTLDAWRHRMRVESIVRENAGTTSVWFRGPHLDELGVRAGNFLLFRFLSWGHLLTAHPYSVSRVPSEGRLRITVGALGNHSALLRELAPGTLVFVEGPFGHFTADRASRDRILLVAGGAGIGPIRALAEELTARGMMPVLIYRAHSAADLALLGELQSMPGLTVLPVVGRRSELGWDPLSPEGLASMIRDLHNWEAFLCGPEGMMLTVEASLRALQVPKRFIHREELSMS
- a CDS encoding DUF2510 domain-containing protein; this encodes MADETKSLIVPGWYADPLRADGLRWWNGDAWTEHVRDAAPPPPVVQPTYLLPPAQSAQPAAPVQPAYPGEVAYPGQPGYQPQQFVHRPTNNSLAWWSFGLGALSLFLTVSVLIHNSATFIVSTSGILAIINGVRAINHRRQGRATARVLPVLGIVFGSIGTIVMVLSFAAAFLPHATTDPTIGAQPQPGTLNPLGRQPKTPLPDTVLNSYNGVAVTTASAQAVGCRLTDLPLPFPSSTLAKTADRQEQDLMSWDIQPVSQGLVAAKRAAGTWPSLQVDPADGRVFTADCRPIGFIPVGTTLEYAISPDRANAALLIGDATNRLAVLWRSTDNTIYLE